One Nonomuraea angiospora DNA segment encodes these proteins:
- a CDS encoding AraC family transcriptional regulator gives MCVEEMVYRVLSREQFSRMLHIAARQTSHNPISAVLTFARAHYAEPLTVNDLAKQVALSPSAFSALFREVTGRTPYQFLKEYSATASASHREPTSTRRMWQPGCAGCARTTSKGVARCHRLGMGTDSAGSRYSPASRFALLTEPR, from the coding sequence ATGTGCGTCGAGGAGATGGTCTACCGGGTATTGAGCCGCGAGCAGTTCTCCCGGATGCTGCACATCGCGGCCAGGCAGACCTCGCACAACCCGATCTCCGCCGTGCTCACATTCGCGCGGGCGCATTATGCGGAGCCTTTGACGGTCAATGATCTGGCCAAGCAGGTGGCTTTGAGCCCGTCGGCCTTCTCGGCCTTGTTCCGCGAGGTCACAGGTCGTACGCCTTATCAGTTTCTGAAGGAGTACAGTGCAACCGCTTCGGCGTCACACCGAGAGCCTACGTCGACGCGCAGAATGTGGCAGCCGGGTTGCGCAGGATGCGCTCGGACGACGAGTAAGGGCGTGGCGCGATGTCACCGGCTGGGAATGGGCACTGATTCAGCAGGATCGCGATACTCGCCGGCTTCGCGGTTCGCTTTATTGACCGAGCCCAGGTGA